In the genome of Stomoxys calcitrans chromosome 4, idStoCalc2.1, whole genome shotgun sequence, the window GATATTCTATCACACTCGTGTATATTCCTGGATATATTTCCTCAGCACAGCCACGAGCCCAAGAAAAGAGACCAACCAAGCTGCCCTGAAACATTGCCGGACTTCCCCTATCCATTTGACATGAGTCCTGGTTGCGAGCTCTACCACAGAATACACCAATTTTCAGTCCATCGTTGGTGTAACCATAAAAGCTGCTTGTGCACGCTTTAAGATTGAGATACCTAATGGTCGCCTGTCTCAAGTCAGTGTTGTAGAGTGCTAGGCCATCCATTGAGGAGCCGTATCCCACCACCCTTCCAGTTTCATTATTGCTTGGCTCAAATTTGCCTATATGGGCTCGGCTGACTCTGTGGCCATCGAGAACCAGCGGTGATTTGAGCTTTAACAGGGCAATATCATGGCGCAGAGTTACTGCATCGAAGCAATCGTGAATTTTTATCACAGCCACTTTTATCAGCTGACCTCCGGTCTTGTGGCAAGTTGAGCCGGCACGTATTTGAAGATTTGAAGCTGCTCTGCCCACGACCACACTGGCCGCAGTCAAAATTACATATTTGTTGTAAATGACGCCGGAGCCAATGTGGGTTCCCCTATTGGTTGCTGCCAAATCAATCAACTGTATGGAAACCTCAAAGGGAAAGTCCTCTATGGCAGCATAACGGCCTCCATTTAGACATTTTGGTACAAAAGGCACTGAACCATCCGGAATGCCTGTTGATGTTGCACCCACAGACAGACAAATGCTGCCGATTAGTAACACAAAAGCTTTTAGCATTTTTGCTCAAAACACAACAgcaagaaatttggtacaatgtgAAGCCCAGTGCTTcgtgactgaaactttgcataaaaatgtctccTTTTATATTGGAGCACTTTATAGGTCTCTTATCGGGTAGGTGGGCTATCGATAAACGAAGGCATTATCGTTATTTACACAAATACATTGTGCTGGACGCTGTACTTAGTATTTGGTAATAATTTGATTGTAATCAGCCCATATTTTAAGGTTTAGATAATTTAATTATTCCAAATGACATAGAGAATCGATTCGCACAAAGGTTTTCCAATAGATAgggtaaaaaattaataaaaaacgaattatGTGGGCTTTATAAGTTTATGACCCACTCGGTGCTTAAGAGAATAATTGAGCCTTTTGTCAAATCTGCTATTTGTAGAAAACTAGCTGATCCGGGctggctccgctgcgccttctttcactatATATGAAACAAACTTATCGTTTGAATAATAATTTTCgacagtttcgtattctactcccaaatacctttcatttgggccccatattgccatgatcagccaatatattgggttgcccaaaaagtaattgcggatttttcatatagtcgacgttgacaaattttttcacagcttgtgactctgtaattgcattctttcttctgtcagttatcagctgttacttttagcttgctttagaaaaaaagtgtaaaaaaagtatatttgattaaagttcattctaagttttattaaaaatgcatttactttcttttaaaaaaatccgcaattactttttgggcaacccaatatatgtccggtttaggggtattttcggggatgaggtggtcccccagacccccggccctgaaaaaatatcagcatcatgcaaatgcaaattttgcccatgaacattcatctTAGGAACctttgcaaacttctcacatatcaatgagtgcagtccgattcaagtttaagctcaatgataagtgtcctcctttttaaagccgagtccaaacggcgtaccgcagtgcgacacctctgtggagagaagttttacatggcataatacctcacaaatgttgtcagcattaggaggggaaaaccaccgctgaaattttttttctgatggtctcgcctggtttcgaacccaggagttcaacgtcataggcggacatgctaacctctgcgccacggtggcctcagcttcatgctctactctcaaataccatttatttaaaccccatattgtcatgggtTTAATGGTTTTGAGGtcaaaacacttggcctcaaaaccGGTTATCGAATTCgtcttctaatctcaaataccttaaacttgagccacatattgccatggtcggttaatttttactctttggtggttgttttgggaaagaggtagacccccagaaaattggttccgaaagtgggtatcaatttcatgctctactccccaatgccGGTTATGGTCGgcaaatttgtccgatttagaggtgttttcggacaaccacttcccaaaacacctctaaatcgtcctccaaacacttagcccttaaaatatatcagaatcgttctctactctcatatatcgtttatttgaaccccatattgccattggcctcaaaattacatcttatttgggggttgttgtggGGGCGGGATGTCCCGCAGACAATTGGTagcgaatgttgatatcacattcgtggcatactcccaattacctttcatttgagccccatattttcgtagttggcaaacatgtcctttttgggggatgggccggccacttagtgacttagcccggaaaatatatatcagattcgtattttgtgCTAAAATAAATCTTATTTGAGCccttattgcaatggtcagcaaatacttcctatttgggtggtgttataggTATGAGGTGAGGTGGAGGCCCCATAGACGCTTTTTCCCcgaaattgatatcagattcgtatggtACTGTCAAAGATTTTtgaattgagccccatattgctatggtcgcaaatttgtcctctttggaggtgtttttggggaggggcggcccctcaaagaCTTggtccacaattggatatcagatacatttttataccctccaccataggatgggggtatactaatttcgtcattctgtttgtaactcctcgaaatatttcgcTGAGAcctcatatattcttgatcgtcatgacattttaagtcgatctaaccatgtccgttcgtctgtccgtccgtctgcctgtcgaaagcacgctcactttcgaaggagttaagctagccgcttgaaattttgcatgaatacttcttattaatgtaggtcggttggtattgtaaatgggccatatcggtccatgttttgatatagctgccatataaaccgatcttggatcttgacttcttgagcctctagagtgcgcaaatcttatcagattggaatgaaattttgcaagacgtatttcgttatgatatccaacaactgtgctaagtatggttcgaatcggtccattacctgatatagctgccatataaactgatctggggtcttgacttcttgagcctcttgaggccgcaattcttatccgattcgaatgaagtttagcacgacgtgttttgttatgatatccaacaactgtgctaagtatggttcaaatcggttcataacctgatatagctgtcatataaaccgatcttgggtcttgacttcttgagcctctagagggcgcatttcttatccgatctgaatgaatttttgcacgaagtattttgttacgatatccaacaactgtgctaagtatggttcaaatcggttcacaacctgatatagctgtcatataaactgatctggggttttgacttcttgagcctctagagggcccaattcttatccgatttggctgaaattttgcatagcgtATTTGATTCGTACTTTcaataaatgtgtcaaataaggtgcaaatcggttcataacctgatatagctgtcatataaaccgatcttgggtcttgacttcttgagcctctagagtgcgcaattcttatccgattcgaatgaattttagcacgacgtgttttgttatgatatccaacaactgtgccaaataaggttcaaatcggttcataacctgatatagctgtcatataaaccgatcttgggtcttgacttcttgagcctctagagggcgcaattcttatccgatctgaatgaatttttgcacgaagtattttgttacgatatccaacaactatgccaagtatggttcaattcggttcataacctgatatagctgtcatataaaccgatctggggtcttgacttcttgagccactaaagagcgcaattcttatcagatttagttatgacttccaacagttgtgctaaatacggttttaattggttcataacctgatatagctgtcatataaaccgatcatgggttttgacttcttgagcctctagagggcgcaattcttaaccgattcgaatgaatttttgcacgacgtgttttgttatgatatccaacaactgtgccaagtatggttcaaatcggttcataacctgatatagctgtcatataaaccgatcatgggttttgacttcttgagcctctagagggcgcaattcctatccgatttggctgaatttttgcatggggTATTTGATTcgtattttcaacaactgtgtcaaataaggtgcaaatcggttcataacctgatatagctgccatataaaccgatctgggatgttgacttcttgaacctctagaggtcgctattattatccgatttgcctgaaattttgtacgacgaatcttctcatgaccatcaacacgcgtgtttgttatgatctgaatcggtctgtagcacgatatagctcctatagaaatcgatctctctattgaatttcttgaggccccaaaggtcgcaattcttattcgaattggctgacattttacacaggtcttcaacatatagtttaattgtggtccaaactggaccatatattgatatcgctctaatagcagagcaaatcttttcttatatccttttttgcctaagaagagatgccgggaaaagaactcgacaaatgcgatccatggtggggggtatataggattcggcccggccgaagatagcacgcttttacttgttataactagtttatatatataaagaatAGATTTTTCATTTGCTGTAAAAGgtcaaatttataaaatttgataCACAAATCATCTCTGTCCTCTCAAGGATTTACATCCTTTAAATTTCTTCTTGGACGTAAACAAAACAAGTGTTGCCAGAAcattatattgagttgcccaaaaagtaattgcggattttttaaaagaaagtaaatgcatttttaataaaacttagaatgaactttaatcaaatatactttttttacaaattttttttttctaaaacaagctaaaagtaatagctgataactgacagaagaaagaatgcaattacggagtcacaagctgtgaaaaaatatgaaaaatccgcaattactttttgggcaacccaatatttcccaTAAAACGCATTCCGGGGCATGTTAAGATACTTCAGCATTGTTGTGGCTCTTTGTTATTCATGAACTTGGTGTTGTCCGTGAGACAAGTCAAGTGCTTACAAATGAAGTACCAAATAATTTTATGGTCTTCACCGAATTCGTGTTTTTATTAAATGCTCCCACCCTCAGACGCTAAAcattttgtcaagttttttgtttttgggtggaTACCACCACAAAATGTCGCAAGATTTTGCCGCAACATGGTTTGACGCTTTTGTGGCTGAAGttataaatatcaaaaaaaaaaaaaaaatactcaaaaaaaaaaacggggaAAATGtcctaaaagaaaacaaaaacacatgatTGAGACATAAAATGTTTGTGGGGGtcgattaaattttttatgcgaATATTTTTGTTCCCTCAGGACTTAGTGCGCCCGTAAAAGCTACATAGACATAAACGTAGCATAAAACCAAAGGAATGCAAAGGGACAAAGAGAGGGAGATAGCAAGCCCTTTTCGatgatgttttgttttatagCAAAATTGTGATTTTGTGATACGATATACCTTAACGTATGAAAGCAACAATTATCTGCATTTATAGATAGGGATTTTTGTTTCTAAGAACCTAAAATATGCCAAGGAATGATGCTTATGCGATCTGAAATGGCAACCTGTCGACAACTTATTGGCAGCAACTGTTTTGTCGTCGTCGTTATTTGACACACTATCGACAAACTGTAATCCATTCCCATGCCTTTATGGATCtttatggaggccaccatagcgcagaggttagcttgttcgcctatgacgctgaacgcctgggttcgaatccaggcgagaccatcagaaaaaattttcagcgctgattttcccctcctaatgctggcaacatttgtgaggtactatgccatgaaaaacttttctccaaagatgtgttgcactgcggcacgccgttcggactcggttataaaaaaaaggaggccccttatcattgagctcaaacttgaatcgaactgcactaattgatatgtaagaagtttgtccctgttcctcagtggaatgttcatgggaaaaatttgcatatttgtcTTTATGGACATGACACAGGAAGCAAGAAATTGGCTTCGATatataaatggtcatttgttaactgattcactcaaaatatggcaaaaaggattttcttatgactctcgatattactggtgaatttcatagaaatcggttcagatttatatatagctgtcatatatgtatatcgcccgattttcaccccaagagtcaccgcaagagcatttattgaccaatcgtgCCAAAACTtcgcaaaacgctttcctcgacaactaccacaacatctcagaagtttgctcgaaatcggttcagatttagatatagcttccatatatatgttcgtccgattttgagaaagattgcaataaagtgctcacttgttaactgattcgctcgaaatttggcaggagggactttcttataactctcgccattactggtgaattgcatagaaatcggttcagatttagatatagctgtcatataaatatattacccgatttttagtccaagagctactgcaagagcatttattaaccaatcttgccaaaattttatacaacgctttcctcgacgactaccacaacatatcagaagtttgctcgaaatcggttcagatttagatatagctcccatatatatgttcgtcagatttgcagtaataatgcaataaaatagtcatttggtAACTGAttcgctcgaaatttggcaggagggactTTCTTATAACTTTcgccattactggtgaattacatagacatcggttcagatttagatatagctgtcatataaatatattgcccgattttcagtccaagagctactgcaagagcatttattgaccaatcttgccaaaattttatacaacgatttcctcgatgattaccacaatatctgagaagtttgcttgaaatcggttcagatttagatatagctcccatatatatgttcgtcagatttgcagtaataatgcaataaagtgctcatttgttaactgattcgctcgaaatttggcaggagggactTTCTTATAACTTTcgccattactggtgaattgcatagaaatcggttcagatttagatatagctgtcatatatatatatatcgcccgattttcatttctagaggcattgcaagcgcattcattaaccaatcttgccaaaattttatacaacgctttcctcaatgactaccacaatatctgagaagtttgctcgaaatcggttcagatttagatatagctcccatatatatgttcgtccgatttgcagtaataatgcaataaaatcgtcatttgttaactgattcgctcgaaatttggcaaaaaggattttcgtatgactctcgacattactggtgaatttcatagaaatcggttcagatttatatatagctgtcatatatgtatatcgcccgattttcactccaagagccgcaagagcatttattgaccaatcgtgtcaacattttgcacaatgctttcctcgatgactaccacaatatctgagaagtttgctcgaaatcggttcagaattggatatagctaccacattgtatttatagggtaggtgtagggtattatacagtcggcaccgctcgacttttgcccttccttactggtttagaaCCGACAATATGCATATGCGATCTGAAATGGCAACCTTTCGATTAATGCTGCTTAGCTGTCATTCGCCAGCTTATTGGCTCCTGTTTTGTTCATAGTTCTTCGGCAAACTATCGGCTTCTGTTGCTTTTATCTTAGAAAATCTATTAGcccgtaatcggcttgttgtgcgctgtaaatactaaaagtaacctcgaaaaataagtcaggaattccatgctacttacggCTTCTGTTATCTTCTTGTTCTTCGGCAAACTATCGGCTCTTGTTGTTTTACTTTTCTTCGAATTCCTATTGGTTCCTGCTGGTTTGTTGACATTTGGCAACCTATCGGTTCCTTTTGATTTGATGTTTCTTGAAACTCTTTCTGCTGCCGCTGCTTTGGCAACCTATCGGCTCGTTATGCTTTATTGTTCTTCGATATCTATCGGCTCCTCGTGCATGTTTTTCGCAACTGTTGCCTTGTAAGTTTTCTGCAACTTATTCGCCTATTTTGCTATGTTGTTCTTCGGGAAAAAAATGTGCAAAAGCTTTGCTGTTTTGTGACTTATCCATAGGATATCTGAAGTATCTCAAATGAAAACCCGTCGTCTCCTGgtgctttgttgtttttttttttggcaacctAACGATTTCTGCCACTTTGCTGTTTTTTTAACTACCTAACGGTGCCTTATTGTTATCCGAAAACCTATTGGCTTCTCCTGCATTATTGTTTTTCGGCAATCTATCAGCCACTGTTGCCTTGTAAGTTTTCGGCAACTTATCGGCTCCCGTTGCTATGTTGCTTTGCTGTTCTATGGCTTATCCATGCGATAACTGAAATATCTCAGCTGACAACCTGTCGtctcctgctgctttgttgattttttggcaACCTAACGATTTCTGCTACTTTGCTGTTCTTCGGCCACCTATCGGTGCTTTATTGTTATCCGAAAACCTATCGTTTCCTGGTGCATTATTGTTTTTTGAAAACCTATCATCAACTGTTGCCTTGTAAGTTTTTGACAACTCATCTGCTCCCGTTGCTATGTTGTTATTCGCCAAAATATTGGCTGCAATTGCTTTGCCGTTCTTTTTTCCATATGATATCTCAAAAATATCTCAGCTGACAACCTGTCGtctcctgctgctttgttgttttttggcAACTTATCGATTTTTGCTACTTTGCTGTTCTTCAGCAACCTAACGGTTCCTGTTGCTATGTTGTTCTTCGGCAAAATATCGGCTGCAATTGCAATTGCTTTGCCGTTCTTTGGCTTATCCATATGATATCTCAAAAATATCTCAGCTGACAACCAGTCGTCTCCTGgtgctttgttgtttttttggcaACCTATCGATTGTTGCTACTCTGCTGTTCTTCGGTCACCTATCGGTTACTGTTGCTGCATTGTTATCCTACAACTTATAGGCGGTGCTGAGTTTTTGATCCTCAGCAAATTATGAGCTGCTGTTGCTATGTGGTTCTACGGTTTATCCCTACGTCATCTGAAATATCTCTCCTGACAACCAATCGGCTCCTGCTTCTTTGTTGTTCTTTGGCATATTACCCGCTTCTGTtgggtttaagtgacagtctgccatcagactcacttagacgttttcgtccattgtgatacaccAGATCCTGCCATCTATCGATCTCTGCTGGGTTTTTGCAACCCACCGTCTgccttttaattttttaatttctttttttctaaCCACAAACCAACTGAAAATTATGCGTATCAGCATTAATGTGACAAACGACAAAGTCAAGCATATTGGCCTCAGATTATTGGACATTTGGCCCTTCATGCCAGCCAGCATGAAATATAGCCAAGAAATAAAACGAATTGTTGACATAATcataaactaaaacaaaatgCCTACTGACTGACAAATCATGATGGAATACCATCATCGCTTTTATCAGCCTACTCATAACCATCATCGCCAACGTCGTCAACGGCAGCATCATCTGTATTGTCAGTGGCATTATGGTCGTAGTCGACATTATCCATCTATGATGGACTGCCATGTTGTAACTACTGGTAAATGTATGTAGAAAGAAATTTTATAGAGGACTATTGCTTGCCTCCCTAAGCATCGAAGCGTTTATTTTGAGTTATTGTATAGGCATCTACACTTAGGCCCCTTCAAAAGCTTGGCAATATGTGGtacacttataaaaaatttcattgaaattttcgtcttagaaaaagtgtaatttttttttttagaaaaaattttattcttttagaaaaaaatttctttaaaaatgtttgtcttaaaaaaaattggcaatgtctcttaaaaaaaaaatatataaaatataaaaatatatatatatatgaaaaccacctttcttcataatctggtgaaaaactcattatttatgcacccatagcagctatatccaaatattttccggtttggactaaattcggaacggacattgagtggtctaaaaaatacaaataacttTTTCAATATTCGTCTCTTtcgcagctaaatccaaataaagaccgatttgaaccatataagacagggatgtctaaaagcctaacatactttactttgtcgaatttcagtgaagtcggataataaatgcgccttttattggtccaagaacttaaatcgagagatcggtctatatggcaactatatccaaatctggaccgatctggcccatctTCAAGAACGATaccgaggggcctaatacaactcactatcctaaatttcatcgaaatcggacaaaaaaaatgCGCCAAATGCgcggcagttatatctaaatctggacccatcaagtccaaattgaaaaaagatgtcgaagggcccaacacaactcactgtcctaaattgcagcgaattcggacaaaaaatgtgccttttatgagcccaagaccttaaatcgagtgatcggtctatatgacagctatatccaaatctgaaccggaaaaatttgtagaaaattttttctttcgtaAAATTTCGGCCGGCCGACACGGggtaactttgagctccgacttgtgtggtgtccatcattACAACTGGAAGcatagctgaaagctaccgggcgcatccacaggttgcggaggGTTGAAAGCTCcacttttattgaaatttatgcgtagtagctgcaaatgcggccgcggtcagtcagcgattttcgagaggagagtctcagtgaggagtcagttGCAGCACTgaatcttaattaaatactgagtgccaataatactcgagatgacagggcaagttattggcgccttcaaataaccaaaggccaacatcagtgtctgttcccaggttaggggcggctggaggcaagCGTCGGGTCTTGGAACAAGCGGCTCGCCTCAACGATACATACATGTGTAATCCCACGAAACTTATGcgtttggggcgctgggccagtaactcgcccccggaaaacgaatagaactactatgagaaacaaaggaaaccCATGTTgcaaccaagagtgtcgagatgctactgaagccaagaatgcggtataaagagcaaccctgcaatgaaggagtggtatcgggagaaaaggagagaggagaaacgtctattcagcagaaagaaaaaggaaatggaaaaacgtgagtgtgagcgaattgagatgtaccgAAGTCCGAATgatgtccggaaattctaccaaagaattacaaATCGAACCagtggctttggtgcaggcacatcctcctgcagagacaaaggaaatctggtaaatgacacagcatgctgaggatacaattttacccagctgctagtgtccgacgttggcggcaaagaggataccgcagaatcaatcaatgatgatggtatagaatgtttacctcctagtcagaatgtggtccaagtagtagtgacccgactgaagaacaacaaggcagcaggagccgacgggttacccgctgaactattgaggaccggaggcgacatgctgataaggcttATGCATCAGCTAATCTGCGCAATCTCGCTaggagaacgcatacccgatgattgagaTTTCGGCATacatgtcccatacacaagaaagtagacaagaaggaatatgccaactacagaggaataagtctccttcccatagcatacaagatactttcgagcTTACCGTGTGAAAGATaatacctaaagtcaatgagatagggccctatcaatgaggctttagaccaggtaaatccaccctggaccagatattcacactgcgccaaatgctGGAAAAAACCCAATGCCCCTTtactttcaaaggtatttcaagctatgtctgagtttgatatccctgcaaaattggaACCAGTTTATatcaaacaaggtttcagacaaggagacagcatgccgcgtgatctctttaatatcctgctgaagaagattatacgcgatgcagatgtgaatagatatggcacactaatcacaagagaacacatgctgctCGCCTttgccgacgatatcgacatcataggtcggtcaccggaagtagtaactgtagcctttgaaagaatcgaaagagagtcagtaaaaatggggctggcagtaaatggagataagacgaaatggatggtttcaac includes:
- the LOC106095505 gene encoding trypsin beta — protein: MLKAFVLLIGSICLSVGATSTGIPDGSVPFVPKCLNGGRYAAIEDFPFEVSIQLIDLAATNRGTHIGSGVIYNKYVILTAASVVVGRAASNLQIRAGSTCHKTGGQLIKVAVIKIHDCFDAVTLRHDIALLKLKSPLVLDGHRVSRAHIGKFEPSNNETGRVVGYGSSMDGLALYNTDLRQATIRYLNLKACTSSFYGYTNDGLKIGVFCGRARNQDSCQMDRGSPAMFQGSLVGLFSWARGCAEEIYPGIYTSVIEYHKYIICASHNLLTTPK